GCGAGCGGGGGTAGCTCAATTGGTAGAGCGCTAGCCTTCCAAGCTGGATGTTGCGGGTTCGAGACCCGTCCCCCGCTCCACTTTCCCGTCGCCCGTTGACCGCACCGCCTGAGCCTTCTATCGTCACGCAACCACTTGGAGGTGCGCATGCCGGACAACGTGATCAAGATTGGCAAGGTCGAAATCACTGCCGTCATCGATGCGGCGCTGCCGCGCGCGCCGCGCGAAGCCTGCTTCCCAGCGATCCCTGACGAAGCGTTCGCGCCTTTCCGCGAGTTCATGGCGGACGATGGCGTTTCGGTGCCGATCACGATCACGTCGTTCCTGGTGCGCTCGAGCGGCAACACCATCCTGGTCGACACCGGTATCGGCGGCAAGACGCGGCAGTACTTCCCGACCGGGCGCCTGCCGGACGCGCTCCGCGAAGCCGGTGTCGAGATGGGCGACATCGATATCGTGCTGGCGACGCACATCCACGTCGACCACGTCGGATGGCACACGGTCGCCCGCGGCGACGACTTCGTGCCGGCGTTCCCGAACGCGGCGTACGTCTTCAACCGACCGGAATGGGACTTCTTCACGTCACCGGAGGAGTCCGCGGGCGACGACCGCGTGTACGTGCGCGACTCCGTGCTGCCGCTGCGCGATTGCGGCGCCAACATCGAGCTTGTCGAAGGCGAACACCGGCTTACCGACGACCTGACCTTGATCCAGACGCCGGGACACACACCCGCGCACGTCTCCGTAGCAATCGCTTCGCAGGGGGAGGCGGGCGTGATCATCGGCGACGTCTGCCATCATCCGGCGCAAGTGACGAACACGGACTGGTGCCCGATCTTCGACATGAACCCTGTGCTCTCGGCGCAGTCGCGCGAAACGCTCATGCAGAAGATCGAAGATGAGCGCATGACGATGCTCGCCGGTCATTTCGCGACGCCGGGGTTCGGCCGCATCGTGCGCATGGAGGGACAGCGCTTCTGGCGCGGGCTCTAGTGCGGCGCGCGGGCGGCGGCCGGCGCCAGGTCGGGCCGGCCGGACCACGTCCAGGCGACGTCGGTGCGGCTCACGCCCATCAGCACACCGTGGAGCGTCGACGGGTGAAAGAAGAGGCCTTCGCTGAAGCCGCCATCGCGGTCGTGGCCGGCGAATCGCATGTCGCGCGCCTTCGCTCGCTCGACAATGGCTTCGATGTCCTCC
The sequence above is a segment of the Dehalococcoidia bacterium genome. Coding sequences within it:
- a CDS encoding MBL fold metallo-hydrolase, yielding MPDNVIKIGKVEITAVIDAALPRAPREACFPAIPDEAFAPFREFMADDGVSVPITITSFLVRSSGNTILVDTGIGGKTRQYFPTGRLPDALREAGVEMGDIDIVLATHIHVDHVGWHTVARGDDFVPAFPNAAYVFNRPEWDFFTSPEESAGDDRVYVRDSVLPLRDCGANIELVEGEHRLTDDLTLIQTPGHTPAHVSVAIASQGEAGVIIGDVCHHPAQVTNTDWCPIFDMNPVLSAQSRETLMQKIEDERMTMLAGHFATPGFGRIVRMEGQRFWRGL